One Oncorhynchus keta strain PuntledgeMale-10-30-2019 chromosome 11, Oket_V2, whole genome shotgun sequence DNA window includes the following coding sequences:
- the LOC118389808 gene encoding clathrin interactor 1-like isoform X4 → MQNMWKVREMVDKATNVVMNYSDIESKVREVTNDDPWGPSGQLMGEIAKSTFMYEQFPEVMNMLWTRMLRDNKKNWRRVYKALLLLAYLIRNGSERVVTSAREHIYDLRSLENYHFVDDNGKDQGVNVRQKVKEMVEFVQDDDRLREERKKAKKNKDKYIGVSSDSTGGGGFNKTSSGEMFDSEPKGKWDEDCDKSKGAFPFSEKLGEISDKIGSTIDDTINKFRKNERDDSPDRISDNEEDRVSQNSRPVSGSEKLSEFRDEEETVTTTSIQISHATETTTTRKRGGIRSKTVDLGAAAHYTGDRGRLDADNGKTSASHSSSSSLADLLMVDAESSQTAPAGGSSDLICDFADFSSPAASASLPSSAASI, encoded by the exons CACTAACGTGGTGATGAACTACTCTGATATCGAGTCCAAGGTGCGAGAGGTCACCAATGATGACCCCTGGGGTCCCTCTGGACAGCTCATGGGAGAGATCGCCAA ATCCACGTTCATGTACGAGCAGTTCCCTGAGGTCATGAACATGCTGTGGACCAGAATGCTGAGGGACAATAAGAAGAACTGGAGAAGAGTTTACAAG gccTTACTACTATTGGCATATCTCATCAGGAACGGATCGGAGCGAGTTGTCACCAGCGCGAGGGAACACATCTACGACCTTCGCTCCTTAGAAAACTACCATTTTGTTG ACGACAATGGGAAGGACCAGGGCGTCAACGTGCGTCAGAAGGtgaaggagatggtggagtttGTTCAGGATGACGACCGGCTccgggaggagaggaagaaggccaAGAAAAACAAGGACAAGTATATCGGCGTGTCCTCAGACagcactggaggaggaggattcaACAAGACCAGCT cgGGGGAAATGTTTGACTCCGAGCCCAAGGGGAAGTGGGATGAGGACTGTGACAAGAGCAAAGGAGCCTTCCCCTTCAGTGAGAAGCTGGGAGAAATCAGCGACAAGATCGGCAGCACCAtcgacgacactatcaacaagTTCCGCAAGAATGAGAGGGATGACTCGCCCGACAGAATCAG tGACAACGAGGAGGACAGGGTATCGCAGAACAGCCGGCCGGTGTCTGGGTCAGAGAAGCTGTCGGAGTTCAGAGACGAGGAGGAGACTGTTACGACCACGAGCATCCAGATCAGCCATGCAACGGAGACCACCACCACACGCAAACGTGGCGGCATCCGCTCCAAGACCGTGGATCTAGGGGCCGCTGCTCACTACACAGGGGACAGGGGCAGGCTGGACGCAGACAACGGAAAG ACGTCTGCTAGCCATTCTTCAAGCAGTAGCCTTGCAGACCTTCTTATGGTGGACGCTGAGTCCAGTCAGACTGCACCAGCAG GTGGAAGTTCAGACCTCATCTGTGATTTTGCTGACTTCTCCTCCCCAGCTGCCTCAGCCAGTCTCCCTTCATCAGCCG
- the LOC118389808 gene encoding clathrin interactor 1-like isoform X3 produces the protein MQNMWKVREMVDKATNVVMNYSDIESKVREVTNDDPWGPSGQLMGEIAKSTFMYEQFPEVMNMLWTRMLRDNKKNWRRVYKALLLLAYLIRNGSERVVTSAREHIYDLRSLENYHFVDDNGKDQGVNVRQKVKEMVEFVQDDDRLREERKKAKKNKDKYIGVSSDSTGGGGFNKTSSGEMFDSEPKGKWDEDCDKSKGAFPFSEKLGEISDKIGSTIDDTINKFRKNERDDSPDRISDNEEDRVSQNSRPVSGSEKLSEFRDEEETVTTTSIQISHATETTTTRKRGGIRSKTVDLGAAAHYTGDRGRLDADNGKTSASHSSSSSLADLLMVDAESSQTAPAGGSSDLICDFADFSSPAASASLPSSAGTSVLPLSIV, from the exons CACTAACGTGGTGATGAACTACTCTGATATCGAGTCCAAGGTGCGAGAGGTCACCAATGATGACCCCTGGGGTCCCTCTGGACAGCTCATGGGAGAGATCGCCAA ATCCACGTTCATGTACGAGCAGTTCCCTGAGGTCATGAACATGCTGTGGACCAGAATGCTGAGGGACAATAAGAAGAACTGGAGAAGAGTTTACAAG gccTTACTACTATTGGCATATCTCATCAGGAACGGATCGGAGCGAGTTGTCACCAGCGCGAGGGAACACATCTACGACCTTCGCTCCTTAGAAAACTACCATTTTGTTG ACGACAATGGGAAGGACCAGGGCGTCAACGTGCGTCAGAAGGtgaaggagatggtggagtttGTTCAGGATGACGACCGGCTccgggaggagaggaagaaggccaAGAAAAACAAGGACAAGTATATCGGCGTGTCCTCAGACagcactggaggaggaggattcaACAAGACCAGCT cgGGGGAAATGTTTGACTCCGAGCCCAAGGGGAAGTGGGATGAGGACTGTGACAAGAGCAAAGGAGCCTTCCCCTTCAGTGAGAAGCTGGGAGAAATCAGCGACAAGATCGGCAGCACCAtcgacgacactatcaacaagTTCCGCAAGAATGAGAGGGATGACTCGCCCGACAGAATCAG tGACAACGAGGAGGACAGGGTATCGCAGAACAGCCGGCCGGTGTCTGGGTCAGAGAAGCTGTCGGAGTTCAGAGACGAGGAGGAGACTGTTACGACCACGAGCATCCAGATCAGCCATGCAACGGAGACCACCACCACACGCAAACGTGGCGGCATCCGCTCCAAGACCGTGGATCTAGGGGCCGCTGCTCACTACACAGGGGACAGGGGCAGGCTGGACGCAGACAACGGAAAG ACGTCTGCTAGCCATTCTTCAAGCAGTAGCCTTGCAGACCTTCTTATGGTGGACGCTGAGTCCAGTCAGACTGCACCAGCAG GTGGAAGTTCAGACCTCATCTGTGATTTTGCTGACTTCTCCTCCCCAGCTGCCTCAGCCAGTCTCCCTTCATCAGCCGGTACATCTGTGCTTCCCCTCTCCATCGTCTGA